In the Hordeum vulgare subsp. vulgare chromosome 7H, MorexV3_pseudomolecules_assembly, whole genome shotgun sequence genome, one interval contains:
- the LOC123409843 gene encoding probable calcium-binding protein CML29, with amino-acid sequence MATPGRRPSAQQQPQPLTVDFEALSYISRLVEAFQAFDSDNDGLVTAPELRGLLASLGLDKSEAEARDMLARADADRDGRLCVEEFLDVMNAGELGLGALGELLQAAVPALESFAGPDGALGADELARVLGLMGTASAEDCAEIIACMDGDGDGAISVEEFKLMADLL; translated from the coding sequence ATGGCGACGCCTGGCCGCCGGCCGTCGGCGCAGCAGCAGCCGCAGCCGCTGACGGTGGACTTCGAGGCGCTGAGCTACATCAGCAGGCTCGTGGAGGCTTTCCAGGCGTTCGACTCCGACAACGACGGCCTCGTCACTGCCCCCGAGCTCCGGGGCCTCCTGGCCTCCCTGGGCCTCGACAAGTCGGAGGCGGAGGCGCGGGACATGCTGGCGCGCGCCGACGCCGACCGTGACGGCCGGCTCTGCGTGGAGGAGTTCCTGGACGTGATGAACGCCGGCGAGCTCGGCCTGGGCGCGCTCGGCGAGCTGCTGCAGGCCGCCGTCCCGGCGCTGGAGTCCTTCGCGGGGCCCGACGGCGCGCTGGGCGCCGACGAGCTCGCCAGGGTGCTGGGGCTCATGGGCACCGCCAGCGCCGAGGACTGCGCGGAGATCATCGCGTGCATGgacggggacggcgacggcgccATCAGCGTCGAGGAGTTCAAGCTCATGGCTGACCTGCTCTAG